The Nothobranchius furzeri strain GRZ-AD chromosome 8, NfurGRZ-RIMD1, whole genome shotgun sequence genome includes a region encoding these proteins:
- the insl5a gene encoding insulin-like peptide INSL5 — MRALVVLPLVLCVVVCVHQARAEGKAVKLCGREFLRAVVYTCGGSRWRRFFSDPEMDGQPAGEQNSLESSPGYEQSKRDINNAVTSMCCQVGCRKNDLSYLC; from the exons ATGCGCGCCCTGGTGGTTCTCCCTCTAGTCCTGTGTGTGGTGGTGTGTGTGCATCAGGCCAGAGCAGAAGGGAAGGCAGTGAAGCTGTGCGGTCGAGAGTTCCTGAGGGCTGTCGTCTACACCTGCGGAGGCTCCCGCTGGAGGAGATTCTTCAGTGATCCAGAGATGGACG GTCAGCCTGCAGGTGAGCAGAACAGCTTGGAAAGCAGTCCTGGATATGAGCAGAGCAAACGGGACATTAATAACGCCGTGACCAGCATGTGCTGTCAGGTGGGCTGCAGGAAGAATGACCTCTCTTACCTCTGCTGA
- the pars2 gene encoding probable proline--tRNA ligase, mitochondrial: MEPATHQTWRRSFYYLHGAFILPKRFQSGQAEHAAVSASPRVRPRLLVSRLYQPSNLRDVGQESRLAGQMTCKSQRLMQQAGLIHPSNPGCYYYLPAAVRSMEKLIKVIDQEMHEIGGQKLDMPSLCSADLWKASERWDLMGKELFRLKDRHRADYCLGPTHEEAVTTLVAHQTTLSYKQLPLLLYQITRKFRDEPKPRFGLLRGREFYMKDMYSFDVSEEAANQTYESVCEAYSRLFARLSLRCVQVQADTGNIGGTLSHEFQLPADIGEDHLLLCGSCSFSANAETLSSGRTDCPQCNTGSLVESKGIEVGHTFYLGKKYSHIFKATFSSAQNKPATAEMGCYGLGVTRILAAAIEVMSTEEEIRWPGLIAPYQVCVLPPKKGSRVDKAAVFAEELVQTLGEAVPHLRGEVVLDDRTHMTIGKRLKDANKLGYPYVIVVGQVALEENPKIEVVCQQTGETMFLSKDGLLDLLGRVETV, from the exons ATGGAGCCAGCGACCCACCAGACCTGGAGGAGATCCTTTTATTACCTCCACGGAGCTTTTATTCTTCCAAAAAGGTTCCAGTCAGGTCAGGCTGAGCACGCAGCTGTCTCTGCGTCCCCTCGTGTCCGTCCGAGGCTCCTGGTGTCTCGTCTGTACCAGCCCTCGAACCTGCGTGATGTGGGTCAGGAGAGCCGGCTGGCGGGGCAGATGACCTGTAAGAGCCAGAGACTCATGCAGCAGGCTgggctcatccatccatccaacccagGGTGCTACTACTACCTTCCTGCCGCCGTGCGCTCCATGGAGAAGCTG ATTAAAGTGATTGACCAGGAGATGCATGAGATTGGTGGACAGAAGCTAGACATGCCTAGTTTATGCTCAGCTGATCTCTGGAAAGCCAGTGAGCGCTGGGATTTGATGGGAAAGGAGCTGTTCCGTCTGAAAGACCGCCACAGGGCAGACTACTGCTTAGGTCCCACCCATGAGGAGGCAGTGACGACCCTTGTCGCTCATCAGACGACTCTGTCCTACAAACAGCTGCCTCTGCTTCTTTACCAA ATCACCAGGAAGTTCAGAGATGAACCCAAGCCAAGGTTTGGCCTTCTGCGAGGGAGAGAGTTCTACATGAAGGACATGTACTCATTTGATGTTAGCGAAGAAGCTGCGAACCAGACGTACGAGTCTGTGTGTGAAGCATACTCTCGACTCTTTGCCAGGTTGAGTCTGCGTTGCGTTCAGGTGCAGGCAGACACGGGAAACATCGGCGGTACTCTCTCACATGAGTTTCAGCTGCCGGCAGACATTGGTGAGGACCATCTGCTGCTCTGTGGAAGCTGCTCCTTCTCCGCTAATGCGGAGACTTTGTCATCAGGCCGAACCGACTGCCCACAGTGCAACACTGGCTCACTGGTAGAATCAAAGGGTATAGAAGTAGGTCACACCTTTTATTTGGGTAAAAAGTACTCCCATATATTCAAAGCCACCTTCAGCAGTGCCCAGAACAAGCCTGCTACTGCAGAGATGGGCTGCTACGGTCTTGGGGTGACGCGCATTCTCGCTGCAGCCATCGAGGTGATGTCAACAGAGGAAGAGATCCGCTGGCCGGGTCTTATCGCTCCATATCAAGTTTGTGTGTTGCCCCCTAAGAAGGGCAGTAGGGTAGATAAGGCGGCAGTCTTTGCAGAAGAACTGGTTCAGACTCTGGGAGAAGCTGTTCCTCATCTGAGAGGTGAAGTTGTTCTTGATGACCGCACACACATGACCATTGGAAAGCGGCTGAAGGATGCTAATAAACTGGGCTACCCTTATGTCATCGTAGTAGGACAGGTGGCTTTAGAGGAAAATCCAAAGATTGAGGTGGTGTGTCAGCAGACGGGTGAGACTATGTTCCTCAGTAAGGATGGACTCCTGGATCTACTGGGAAGAGTGGAAACTGTGTAA
- the ttc4 gene encoding tetratricopeptide repeat protein 4 isoform X2, whose amino-acid sequence MASTAVQSDSDDGMDEFMDKFKTQRYKKGFNEDTWEEEFDKIPMFMKEAPENINPREYPDLACLQSMIHDEDRPPEEQAKSLKNEGNAYFKERSYKQAVVSYTAALKVKCGDEELRAVILTNRAASHFHLGIMSHGAQCCIELRNFAEAVQWCDEGLKVHPTDKKLQELRAAAEKHKRTAERDARKAKAKEKKLHGEKEALLVAIKDRGIKLLPPAGTRVHGSNSDDEDAGSPAAIAQLSLDGLSSQEVTGAQVFLDQQGLLHWPVLFLYPEHQQTDFISAFCENTCFRDHLTVMFGEELPPWDTDRKYHPQNLQLYFEDEVKQTLYQVDPDASLLRILQHKRFFVKAGTPSFIVLVKGSSFWKTFLSEKKIHIS is encoded by the exons ATGGCGTCAACGGCGGTTCAGAGTGACAGTGACGACGGGATGGACGAATTCATGGACAAATTCAAGACGCAGAGATATAAAAAGGGCTTCAATGAAGACACCTGGGAGGAG gAGTTCGATAAAATACCCATGTTTATGAAAGAAGCCCCTGAAAACATCAACCCACGAGAATACCCAGACCTAGCATGTCTCCAGTCCATGATCCACGATGAAGACCGACCTCCAGAAG AACAAGCAAAAAGCCTGAAAAATGAAGGAAATGCTTATTTTAAGGAGAGGAGCTACAAACAGGCAGTCGTGTCTTACACAGCAGCGTTGAAGGTGAAATGTGGGGATGAGGAGCTCAGGGCTGTAATTCTCACGAACCGAGCCGCTTCACACTTCCATCTGGGTATAATGTCTCATG gagcTCAGTGCTGCATAGAGCTGCGTAACTTTGCAGAGGCTGTCCAGTGGTGCGATGAGGGATTAAAGGTCCACCCCACTGACAAAAAGCTGCAGGAGCTGAGAGCAGCAGCAGAGAAACACAaa agAACAGCAGAGAGAGATGCCAGAAAAGCCAAGGCCAAAGAAAAGAAGTTACATGGTGAGAAAGAAGCTCTTCTCGTTGCTATAAAG GACCGAGGTATAAAACTTCTGCCGCCTGCAGGGACACGTGTGCATGGTTCAAACAGTGATGATGAGGATGCTGGCTCTCCTGCAGCCATCGCCCAGCTGAGTCTGGATGGCCTGAGCTCCCAGGAGGTCACAGGGGCTCAGGTTTTCCTAGACCAGCAGGGCCTGCTGCATTGGCCTGTTCTCTTTCTCTACCCTGAACATCAGCAGACTGATTTTATCTCGGCCTTCTGCGAGAACACCtg TTTTAGAGACCACCTGACCGTCATGTTTGGAGAAGAGCTTCCACCTTGGGACACAGACAGAAAATACCACCCCCAGAATCTGCAG CTCTACTTTGAGGATGAGGTGAAACAGACTCTCTACCAAGTAGATCCAGATGCGTCCCTCTTGAGGATTCTGCAGCATAAAAG
- the ttc4 gene encoding tetratricopeptide repeat protein 4 isoform X1: protein MASTAVQSDSDDGMDEFMDKFKTQRYKKGFNEDTWEEEFDKIPMFMKEAPENINPREYPDLACLQSMIHDEDRPPEEQAKSLKNEGNAYFKERSYKQAVVSYTAALKVKCGDEELRAVILTNRAASHFHLGNMRSALNDAVAAKKIKPDHLKALIRGAQCCIELRNFAEAVQWCDEGLKVHPTDKKLQELRAAAEKHKRTAERDARKAKAKEKKLHGEKEALLVAIKDRGIKLLPPAGTRVHGSNSDDEDAGSPAAIAQLSLDGLSSQEVTGAQVFLDQQGLLHWPVLFLYPEHQQTDFISAFCENTCFRDHLTVMFGEELPPWDTDRKYHPQNLQLYFEDEVKQTLYQVDPDASLLRILQHKRFFVKAGTPSFIVLVKGSSFWKTFLSEKKIHIS, encoded by the exons ATGGCGTCAACGGCGGTTCAGAGTGACAGTGACGACGGGATGGACGAATTCATGGACAAATTCAAGACGCAGAGATATAAAAAGGGCTTCAATGAAGACACCTGGGAGGAG gAGTTCGATAAAATACCCATGTTTATGAAAGAAGCCCCTGAAAACATCAACCCACGAGAATACCCAGACCTAGCATGTCTCCAGTCCATGATCCACGATGAAGACCGACCTCCAGAAG AACAAGCAAAAAGCCTGAAAAATGAAGGAAATGCTTATTTTAAGGAGAGGAGCTACAAACAGGCAGTCGTGTCTTACACAGCAGCGTTGAAGGTGAAATGTGGGGATGAGGAGCTCAGGGCTGTAATTCTCACGAACCGAGCCGCTTCACACTTCCATCTGG GTAACATGCGCTCTGCACTGAATGATGCTGTAGCTGCAAAAAAGATCAAACCAGACCACCTCAAAGCTTTGATCAGAG gagcTCAGTGCTGCATAGAGCTGCGTAACTTTGCAGAGGCTGTCCAGTGGTGCGATGAGGGATTAAAGGTCCACCCCACTGACAAAAAGCTGCAGGAGCTGAGAGCAGCAGCAGAGAAACACAaa agAACAGCAGAGAGAGATGCCAGAAAAGCCAAGGCCAAAGAAAAGAAGTTACATGGTGAGAAAGAAGCTCTTCTCGTTGCTATAAAG GACCGAGGTATAAAACTTCTGCCGCCTGCAGGGACACGTGTGCATGGTTCAAACAGTGATGATGAGGATGCTGGCTCTCCTGCAGCCATCGCCCAGCTGAGTCTGGATGGCCTGAGCTCCCAGGAGGTCACAGGGGCTCAGGTTTTCCTAGACCAGCAGGGCCTGCTGCATTGGCCTGTTCTCTTTCTCTACCCTGAACATCAGCAGACTGATTTTATCTCGGCCTTCTGCGAGAACACCtg TTTTAGAGACCACCTGACCGTCATGTTTGGAGAAGAGCTTCCACCTTGGGACACAGACAGAAAATACCACCCCCAGAATCTGCAG CTCTACTTTGAGGATGAGGTGAAACAGACTCTCTACCAAGTAGATCCAGATGCGTCCCTCTTGAGGATTCTGCAGCATAAAAG
- the ttc4 gene encoding tetratricopeptide repeat protein 4 isoform X4, which yields MASTAVQSDSDDGMDEFMDKFKTQRYKKGFNEDTWEEEFDKIPMFMKEAPENINPREYPDLACLQSMIHDEDRPPEEQAKSLKNEGNAYFKERSYKQAVVSYTAALKVKCGDEELRAVILTNRAASHFHLGNMRSALNDAVAAKKIKPDHLKALIRGAQCCIELRNFAEAVQWCDEGLKVHPTDKKLQELRAAAEKHKRTAERDARKAKAKEKKLHGEKEALLVAIKDRGIKLLPPAGTRVHGSNSDDEDAGSPAAIAQLSLDGLSSQEVTGAQVFLDQQGLLHWPVLFLYPEHQQTDFISAFCENTCFRDHLTVMFGEELPPWDTDRKYHPQNLQERPKTISKHMDVLLPDHVICDVCG from the exons ATGGCGTCAACGGCGGTTCAGAGTGACAGTGACGACGGGATGGACGAATTCATGGACAAATTCAAGACGCAGAGATATAAAAAGGGCTTCAATGAAGACACCTGGGAGGAG gAGTTCGATAAAATACCCATGTTTATGAAAGAAGCCCCTGAAAACATCAACCCACGAGAATACCCAGACCTAGCATGTCTCCAGTCCATGATCCACGATGAAGACCGACCTCCAGAAG AACAAGCAAAAAGCCTGAAAAATGAAGGAAATGCTTATTTTAAGGAGAGGAGCTACAAACAGGCAGTCGTGTCTTACACAGCAGCGTTGAAGGTGAAATGTGGGGATGAGGAGCTCAGGGCTGTAATTCTCACGAACCGAGCCGCTTCACACTTCCATCTGG GTAACATGCGCTCTGCACTGAATGATGCTGTAGCTGCAAAAAAGATCAAACCAGACCACCTCAAAGCTTTGATCAGAG gagcTCAGTGCTGCATAGAGCTGCGTAACTTTGCAGAGGCTGTCCAGTGGTGCGATGAGGGATTAAAGGTCCACCCCACTGACAAAAAGCTGCAGGAGCTGAGAGCAGCAGCAGAGAAACACAaa agAACAGCAGAGAGAGATGCCAGAAAAGCCAAGGCCAAAGAAAAGAAGTTACATGGTGAGAAAGAAGCTCTTCTCGTTGCTATAAAG GACCGAGGTATAAAACTTCTGCCGCCTGCAGGGACACGTGTGCATGGTTCAAACAGTGATGATGAGGATGCTGGCTCTCCTGCAGCCATCGCCCAGCTGAGTCTGGATGGCCTGAGCTCCCAGGAGGTCACAGGGGCTCAGGTTTTCCTAGACCAGCAGGGCCTGCTGCATTGGCCTGTTCTCTTTCTCTACCCTGAACATCAGCAGACTGATTTTATCTCGGCCTTCTGCGAGAACACCtg TTTTAGAGACCACCTGACCGTCATGTTTGGAGAAGAGCTTCCACCTTGGGACACAGACAGAAAATACCACCCCCAGAATCTGCAG gaacggcccaaaacgatctccaaacacatggatgtgttgcttcctgatcatgtgatctgtgatgtatgtggatga
- the ttc4 gene encoding tetratricopeptide repeat protein 4 isoform X3, producing MASTAVQSDSDDGMDEFMDKFKTQRYKKGFNEDTWEEEFDKIPMFMKEAPENINPREYPDLACLQSMIHDEDRPPEEQAKSLKNEGNAYFKERSYKQAVVSYTAALKVKCGDEELRAVILTNRAASHFHLGNMRSALNDAVAAKKIKPDHLKALIRGAQCCIELRNFAEAVQWCDEGLKVHPTDKKLQELRAAAEKHKRTAERDARKAKAKEKKLHGEKEALLVAIKDRGIKLLPPAGTRVHGSNSDDEDAGSPAAIAQLSLDGLSSQEVTGAQVFLDQQGLLHWPVLFLYPEHQQTDFISAFCENTCFRDHLTVMFGEELPPWDTDRKYHPQNLQLYFEDEVKQTLYQVDPDASLLRILQHKRI from the exons ATGGCGTCAACGGCGGTTCAGAGTGACAGTGACGACGGGATGGACGAATTCATGGACAAATTCAAGACGCAGAGATATAAAAAGGGCTTCAATGAAGACACCTGGGAGGAG gAGTTCGATAAAATACCCATGTTTATGAAAGAAGCCCCTGAAAACATCAACCCACGAGAATACCCAGACCTAGCATGTCTCCAGTCCATGATCCACGATGAAGACCGACCTCCAGAAG AACAAGCAAAAAGCCTGAAAAATGAAGGAAATGCTTATTTTAAGGAGAGGAGCTACAAACAGGCAGTCGTGTCTTACACAGCAGCGTTGAAGGTGAAATGTGGGGATGAGGAGCTCAGGGCTGTAATTCTCACGAACCGAGCCGCTTCACACTTCCATCTGG GTAACATGCGCTCTGCACTGAATGATGCTGTAGCTGCAAAAAAGATCAAACCAGACCACCTCAAAGCTTTGATCAGAG gagcTCAGTGCTGCATAGAGCTGCGTAACTTTGCAGAGGCTGTCCAGTGGTGCGATGAGGGATTAAAGGTCCACCCCACTGACAAAAAGCTGCAGGAGCTGAGAGCAGCAGCAGAGAAACACAaa agAACAGCAGAGAGAGATGCCAGAAAAGCCAAGGCCAAAGAAAAGAAGTTACATGGTGAGAAAGAAGCTCTTCTCGTTGCTATAAAG GACCGAGGTATAAAACTTCTGCCGCCTGCAGGGACACGTGTGCATGGTTCAAACAGTGATGATGAGGATGCTGGCTCTCCTGCAGCCATCGCCCAGCTGAGTCTGGATGGCCTGAGCTCCCAGGAGGTCACAGGGGCTCAGGTTTTCCTAGACCAGCAGGGCCTGCTGCATTGGCCTGTTCTCTTTCTCTACCCTGAACATCAGCAGACTGATTTTATCTCGGCCTTCTGCGAGAACACCtg TTTTAGAGACCACCTGACCGTCATGTTTGGAGAAGAGCTTCCACCTTGGGACACAGACAGAAAATACCACCCCCAGAATCTGCAG CTCTACTTTGAGGATGAGGTGAAACAGACTCTCTACCAAGTAGATCCAGATGCGTCCCTCTTGAGGATTCTGCAGCATAAAAG GATCTAG